Proteins encoded within one genomic window of Vanrija pseudolonga chromosome 3, complete sequence:
- the CAB3 gene encoding Coenzyme A biosynthesis protein 3: MDYTPPLSDGGYGTPMPGQAVHVPPIKAKPPFVAAQHRPTADDGLFHVLLVSSGARASSQVPYIVGALSKDPQIALQIVATERSLRYYDQQAVDAAVRHTWNLAPEASTEFGVRIWTDADDSAGASVSGIVGSSADTQSTDPILHVELHKWADIVVVAPCSADMLAQMVQGLSGNLALEITRSLDTQTPLVICPSLSTPMFRNRFTKQHLTAATEDLGGVVLGPQARGKLDCGDEGEGVMTDWRDIVIAIQDFSSMYRIRMTQKEAEEAERNPAPAATAFERLQADFDVDTVFHKPGVTKSANPEANGVSLNWADAGFPAKDIMQQMFHQPGLPSTREPGSRLTGARLSSISDVLREQIGKPPRPRDESDTLDWPKITPFHGSTLPPVAKPTPTNPPLDEPGSDKVEGLKEFFHDRGLKTPRQGTFVRGPESEPMSMEPLRLGPMEHWKAMGQGSYWQTRWWAG, translated from the exons ATGGACTACACACCACCCCTGTCAGACGGCGGGTACGGCACCCCAATGCCTGGACAAGCCGTACACGTTCCGCCAATAAAAGCAAAGCCGCCGTTTGTCGCCGCCCAGCACCGGCCAACAGCGGATGATGGCCTCTTCCATGTCCTCCTCGTGTCGTCGGGAGCGCGTGCAAGCTCCCAGGTGCCGTACATCGTCGGAGCCCTGTCCAAG GATCCACAAATCGCCCTGCAGATCGTCGCGACGGAGAGGTCACTACGCTACTATGATCAGCAAGCCGTGGACGCGGCCGTTAGGCACACCTGGAACCTGGCGCCTGAGGCGTCCACCGAGTTTGGTGTGAGGATATGGACCGACGCGGATGATTCAGCCGGCGCAAGTGTGAGTGGTatcgtcggcagcagcgctgATACCCAGTCGACCGACCCAATACTGCACGTCGAGCTCCACAAGTGGGCCGACATTGTTGTGGTCGCGCCTTGCTCGGCCGACATGCTCGCGCAGATGGTACAAGGGCTGAGTGGGAACCTTGCA ctcgagatCACGCGGTCACTGGACACACAAACTCCACTTGTCATTTGCCCATCACTTTCAACGCCCATGTTTCGCAACAGGTTTACAAAGCAGCACTTGACAGCGGCGACCGAAGATCTTGGGGGCGTGGTTCTAGGACCACAAGCTCGCGGAAAGCTAGACtgcggcgacgagg GGGAGGGCGTGATGACCGACTGGCGAGACATTGTCATTGCGATTCAGGACTTTTCGTCCATGTACCGCATACGCATGACTcagaaggaggccgaggaggccgagaggAATCCTGCACCGGCGGCTACAGCCTTTGAACGCCTTCAGGCCGACTTTGACGTCGACACCGTGTTCCACAAGCCCGGCGTAACCAAGTCGGCCAACCCCGAAGCCAACGGCGTGTCACTCAACTGGGCCGACGCCGGCTTCCCAGCAAAAGACATCATGCAGCAAATGTTCCACCAACCGGGACTTCCGTCGACGCGTGAGCCAGGCTCGAGATTGACAGGTGCGCGCCTCTCGTCCATCTCAGATGTGCTCCGAGAGCAAATTGGCAAgccccctcggccccgcgacgagagcgacacGTTGGATTGGCCAAAGATCACCCCGTTCCATGGTTCGACTTTGCCTCCGGTGGCAAAACCCACACCAACAAACCCGCCGCTGGATGAGCCTGGAAGTGACAAGGTCGAAGGCCTCAAGGAGTTCTTCCACGACCGCGGGCTGAAGACGCCGCGCCAAGGCACATTTGTCCGTGGGCCAGAATCTGAGCCGATGAGCATGGAGCCACTGCGGCTGGGTCCGATGGAACACTGGAAGGCCATGGGCCAGGGGTCGTACTGGCAGACTCGGTGGTGGGCTGGGTAG
- the CAB3 gene encoding putative phosphopantothenoylcysteine decarboxylase translates to MDYTPPLSDGGYGTPMPGQAVHVPPIKAKPPFVAAQHRPTADDGLFHVLLVSSGARASSQVPYIVGALSKDPQIALQIVATERSLRYYDQQAVDAAVRHTWNLAPEASTEFGVRIWTDADDSAGASSTDPILHVELHKWADIVVVAPCSADMLAQMVQGLSGNLALEITRSLDTQTPLVICPSLSTPMFRNRFTKQHLTAATEDLGGVVLGPQARGKLDCGDEGEGVMTDWRDIVIAIQDFSSMYRIRMTQKEAEEAERNPAPAATAFERLQADFDVDTVFHKPGVTKSANPEANGVSLNWADAGFPAKDIMQQMFHQPGLPSTREPGSRLTGARLSSISDVLREQIGKPPRPRDESDTLDWPKITPFHGSTLPPVAKPTPTNPPLDEPGSDKVEGLKEFFHDRGLKTPRQGTFVRGPESEPMSMEPLRLGPMEHWKAMGQGSYWQTRWWAG, encoded by the exons ATGGACTACACACCACCCCTGTCAGACGGCGGGTACGGCACCCCAATGCCTGGACAAGCCGTACACGTTCCGCCAATAAAAGCAAAGCCGCCGTTTGTCGCCGCCCAGCACCGGCCAACAGCGGATGATGGCCTCTTCCATGTCCTCCTCGTGTCGTCGGGAGCGCGTGCAAGCTCCCAGGTGCCGTACATCGTCGGAGCCCTGTCCAAG GATCCACAAATCGCCCTGCAGATCGTCGCGACGGAGAGGTCACTACGCTACTATGATCAGCAAGCCGTGGACGCGGCCGTTAGGCACACCTGGAACCTGGCGCCTGAGGCGTCCACCGAGTTTGGTGTGAGGATATGGACCGACGCGGATGATTCAGCCGGCGCAAGT TCGACCGACCCAATACTGCACGTCGAGCTCCACAAGTGGGCCGACATTGTTGTGGTCGCGCCTTGCTCGGCCGACATGCTCGCGCAGATGGTACAAGGGCTGAGTGGGAACCTTGCA ctcgagatCACGCGGTCACTGGACACACAAACTCCACTTGTCATTTGCCCATCACTTTCAACGCCCATGTTTCGCAACAGGTTTACAAAGCAGCACTTGACAGCGGCGACCGAAGATCTTGGGGGCGTGGTTCTAGGACCACAAGCTCGCGGAAAGCTAGACtgcggcgacgagg GGGAGGGCGTGATGACCGACTGGCGAGACATTGTCATTGCGATTCAGGACTTTTCGTCCATGTACCGCATACGCATGACTcagaaggaggccgaggaggccgagaggAATCCTGCACCGGCGGCTACAGCCTTTGAACGCCTTCAGGCCGACTTTGACGTCGACACCGTGTTCCACAAGCCCGGCGTAACCAAGTCGGCCAACCCCGAAGCCAACGGCGTGTCACTCAACTGGGCCGACGCCGGCTTCCCAGCAAAAGACATCATGCAGCAAATGTTCCACCAACCGGGACTTCCGTCGACGCGTGAGCCAGGCTCGAGATTGACAGGTGCGCGCCTCTCGTCCATCTCAGATGTGCTCCGAGAGCAAATTGGCAAgccccctcggccccgcgacgagagcgacacGTTGGATTGGCCAAAGATCACCCCGTTCCATGGTTCGACTTTGCCTCCGGTGGCAAAACCCACACCAACAAACCCGCCGCTGGATGAGCCTGGAAGTGACAAGGTCGAAGGCCTCAAGGAGTTCTTCCACGACCGCGGGCTGAAGACGCCGCGCCAAGGCACATTTGTCCGTGGGCCAGAATCTGAGCCGATGAGCATGGAGCCACTGCGGCTGGGTCCGATGGAACACTGGAAGGCCATGGGCCAGGGGTCGTACTGGCAGACTCGGTGGTGGGCTGGGTAG
- the atA gene encoding 6-methylsalicylic acid decarboxylase atA, which translates to MPTSVKPKETLRVAISGGGPAGLAAAIALREVPGVDVTIYEQATELREVGAGIRIGFNSWKVLELLGVEDKVYGHKKVVHEHRDGTTGELQYRYPAHYGPDKYHDIRARRTVLQAALLSKVPTEVIQLRKRLITTKQLPGGQVRLNFEDGTSADADLLIGADGIRSAVRDSAFPGHEIRFNGTTIWRCLIPLDLVKHSVLLKSTAFHHGPNTNLKCSIVSTAEEIAAGEGQWEMTLRYREDPAKVTEKKFSWGVPVSNERVASHFTAFTPAIQEAISLAPEGVWKEFAAFSGPRLEHIIANGNTTIIGDASHPLLGAFGSGAAFAMQDGWLLAQILRYYLLDQVLPKQDALAQTLELFDNIRSPYYHRMYDYLDSPNAEGSAKGSTLTADPKAPLYWIFGSDIGAQWEEIRAGLP; encoded by the exons ATGCCCACTTCAGTCAAGCCCAAGGAGACCTTGCGCGTCGCCATCTCTGGTGGAGGGCCAGCGggcctcgctgctgccattGCCCTCCGCGAGGTGCCCGGCGTCGATGTCACAATCTACGAGCAAGCTACCGAGCttcgcgaggtcggcgccggcatccGTATCGGGTTCAACTCGTGGAAGGTCCTCGAGTTGCTCGGCGTTGAGGATAAGGTGTACGGGCACAAGAAGGTTGTGCATGAGCATAG GGATGGCACGACTGGAGAGTTGCAGTATCGTTACCCTGCGCACTATGGGCCAGACAAGTACCACGACATTCGGGCCCGGCGGACAGTGCTGCAAGCTGCCTTGCTGAGCAAAGTGCCCACGGAGGTCATCCAGCTGCGGAAGCGTCTCATCACGACGAAGCAGCTCCCCGGAGGCCAGGTGCGCCTCAACTTTGAGGACGGCACCAGTGCAGATGCGGATCTGCTGATTGGCGCGGATGGCATTCGATCG GCGGTGCGTGACTCGGCATTCCCCGGCCACGAAATCAGGTTCAACG GCACGACAATCTGGCGTTGCCTCATCcctctcgacctcgtcaagcacTCGGTGCTGCTCAAGTCGACGGCGTTCCACCATGGGCCCAACACCAACCTCAAATGCTCCATCGTGTCAACTGCTGAAGAGATAGCCGCGGGTGAGGGACAGTGGGAGATGACTCTACGATACCGGGAGGACCCCGCCAAGGTGACGGAGAAGAAATTCTCTTGGGGCGTGCCAGTGTCCaacgagcgcgtcgcgagTCACTTCACC GCCTTCACACCCGCCATTCAAGAGGCCATTAGCCTTGCGCCGGAGGGAGTGTGGAAGGAGTTTGCGGCATTCTCCGGTCCCCGCCTTGAGCATATCATTGCCAACGGGAACACGACCATCATTGGCGACGCGTCACACCCTCTACTCGGCGCGTTCGGATCTGGGGCGGCATTCGCAATGCAGGATGGGTGGCTCTTGGCTCAGATCCTCCGGTACTACCTTTTGGACCAGGTACTGCCAAAGCAGGACGCACTCGCACAGACACTCGAGCTCTTTGACAACATCAGGTCGCCATACTACCATCGCATGTACGACTACCTCGACAGTCCCAACGCAGAGGGGTCAGCCAAGGGGAGCACACTCACGGCGGATCCCAAAGCGCCGCTGTACTGGATCTTTGGGTCGGATATTGGCGCGCAGTGGGAGGAGATCCGGGCGGGGTTGCCATAG
- the YIL166C_0 gene encoding putative transporter: MSQQNPIGDLVVFESTKLPSVGDNDEVKEKEDYLGEKGNSSPSLHAPSLKDGLIHGRTLVDGEWREVSWTLEEQRRVVRKADFFLLPLFTLGFFWMSLDRSNVSGVLTSTIIKDTGITQNEINIGSSLLWLGVVLLEIPSNVVLQRVGPHRWIPLQIIVWGLAETLTYLVKNRAGWWTARLFLGSEPASPDMLTPMLESGFIPGSLYTLNSWYTRDELTKRTSIFFFGNILSGAFGSLISAGCIKLHGKGGLAGWQWIFIIDGAATITVGFILLLLLPKSPRETAGGIRRKGWFTEREADIYLARLNNDDPLKSKSAHLAIAWSDIFNVLGNWRLWPHLIMCLSGLQAGQGAGAWSGTILQSLGFTAINANLLLVPGPIFSGLSSIALAHFADKWDRRGYPILFVSFWTLAGLIALYKLPILSGGNWGFYAAMVVTAAAPVWQSYNVTWVALNARSPAERSITYAVYIGCSNLGGVYGNQVFRQNDKPLYRRAWAAVLSLGVIWTVFTALQIVQYELSNRAKEKKWAQLTKEEQEAYEAENSNEPISRRLDARYAL; encoded by the exons ATGTCCCAGCAGAACCCCattggcgacctcgtcgtcttcgagAGCACCAAGCTGCCGTCCGTCGGTGATAACGACGAAGTTAAGGAGAAGGAGGATTACTTGGGGGAGAAGGGCaactcgtcgccatcgcttCACGCGCCGTCTCTGAAAGATGGCCTCATACACGGCCGAACATtggtcgacggcgagtggaGGGAAGTGTCCTGGACTCTGGAGGAACAGCGGCGGGTGGTTCGAAAGGCCGACTTCTTCCTTCTCCCGCTTTTCACT CTTGGGTTCTTCTGGATGTCTCTGGACCG GAGTAACGTGTCTGGCGTGCTTACCTCGACAATCATCAAGGACACGGGCATCACGCAGAATGAAATCAACA TCGGCTCGTCTCTCCTCTGGCTCGGCGTTGTCCTCCTTGAAATCCCCTCCAACGTCGTCCTGCAACGAGTCGGCCCTCACCGCTGGATCCCACTCCAGATCATTGTCTGGGGCCTAGCCGAAACGCTCACGTACCTTGTCAAGAACCGTGCCGGGTGGTGGACTGCGCGACTGTTCCTTGGGAGTGAGCCCGCGTCCCCGGACATGCTGACACCAATGCTCGAGTCTGGCTTTATCCCTGGAAGCCTGTACACTCTCAACTCATGGTACACCCGTGACGAGCTCACCAAGCGCACGTCAATCTTCTTTTTCGGAAACATCCTGTCCGGGGCCTTTGGTTCCCTCATTTCTGCCGGGTGTATCAAGCTTCACGGGAAAGGAgggctggccggctggcAATG GATCTTCATAATCGACGGCGCTGCGACCATCACAGTCGGGttcatcctcctcctgcttCTGCCCAAGTCCCCTCGCGAGACTGCCGGTGGCATTCGCCGAAAGGGATGGTTCACTGAACGGGAGGCCGACATCTACCTCGCGCGTCTGAACAACGACGACCCACTCAAGTCCAAAtccgcccacctcgccatcgcTTGGAGCGACATCTTCAACGTCCTCGGCAACTGGAGGCTGTGGCCCCATCTTATCATGTGCTTGTCTGGTCTGCAGGCTGGGCAGGGAGCCGGTGCTTGGTCGGGAACCATCTTGCAAAGCCTTGGGTTCACCGCCATCA ACGCCAATCTGCTGCTAGTTCCAGGCCCCATCTTCTCTGGCCTCTCGTCCATTGCCTTGGCCCACTTTGCCGACAAGTGGGACCGTCGTGGTTATCCCATCCTGTTTGTCTCTTTCTGGACGCTTGCTGGGTTGATCGCGCTCTAT AAACTTCCCATCCTGTCTGGCGGCAACTGGGGCTTCTACGCCGCCATGGTCGTGACGGCGGCTGCTCCCGTCTGGCAGTCGTACAATGTCACTTGGGTGGCCCTCAACGCACGTTCCCCAGCGGAACGCTCCATCACCTACGCTGTATACA TCGGATGCTCCAACCTTGGAGGGGTCTACGGCAACCAAGTCTTCCGCCAGAACGACAAGCCTTT GTACCGTCGAGCATGGGCCGCGGTCCTCTCCCTTGGCGTCATCTGGACCGTCTTTACTGCCCTCCAGATCGTCCAATACGAGCTGTCCAATCGCGCCAAGGAAAAGAAATGGGCGCAGCTCACCAAGGAGGAACAAGAGGCATATGAGGCAGAGAATTCGAACGAACCGATCAGCAGGAGGCTGGATGCGCGCTACGCTCTCTAG
- the LAC12_5 gene encoding Lactose permease has protein sequence MDYFQDRFHMGFTGAKVGGVFGSYVAANFISTPIAAIIMDKWGRRPAMISGSVMVIIGAVLATTATTLAQLIVGRFMLGFGISWSLAGGAYCMEISLPHWRGRCTGQGSYTGEYADHTRLFNGGYWQIPLILQCLCALLVVILCPFCPESPRFLMRAGREDEALAFLIKYHGGGDPDAPLVRLEYSEMKASIAADDHSAWYDYSVLWKTKARRWRTVQVRMIGCFSQYCGIGLAYFTTVLLKNAGVTATVPQLGYGLLFSGLCAIGSTLGAAVSDHLPRRIALTTGSLVMAAELAGFAAANAIVVRDENHGLGLNIAAGKAAIAFWMIFGFTFGFFVVAGEAVTTDMRAKGFALFNCLMTGMGLISTFAGPIALGTIGAWKYALVFVALDVVQAACWYFFGVEAQGRTIEELDWIYDQPNPVAASKKRD, from the exons ATGGACTACTTTCAGGATCGCTTCCACATGGGCTTCACTGGCGCCAAGGTTGGCGGCGTCTTCGGCAGTTATGTCGC GGCCAACTTCATCTCTACTCCCATTGCGGCCATCATCATGGACAAGTGGGGCCGTCGCCCGGCCATGATCTCGGGGTCCGTCATGGTCATTATCGGTGCCGTGCTTGCCACGACCGCCACGACGCTGGCCCAGCTCATCGTTGGCCGATTCATGCTGGGTTTCGGCATCTCGTGGTCTCTTGCTGGCGGCGCCTACTGTATGGAGATCTCGCTTCCCCACTGGCGTGGACGCTGCACTGGGCAAGGATCTTACACCGGAGAATATGCTGACCATACCAGGCTGTTCAACGGTGGATACTGG CAGATCCCCCTGATCCTCCAGTGTCTCTgtgccctcctcgtcgtcatcctctgCCCGTTCTGCCCCGAGTCGCCTCGTTTCCTTATGAGGGCAGGGCGCGAAGACGAGGCTCTTGCGTTTTTGATCAAGTACC ACGGTGGTGGAGACCCGGATGCGCCGCTCGTCAGGCTCGAGTACTCAGAGATGAAGGCCTCGATTGCAGCCGATGACCACTCTGCTTGGTACGACTACAGCGTTCTCTGGAAGACCAAggctcgccgctggcgcacTGTACAGG TGAGGATGATCGGCTGCTTCAGTCAGTACTGCGGTATTGGCCTTGCGTACTTCACCACTGTCCTTCTCAAAAACGCCGGAGTCACGGCCACTGTCCCCCAACTCGGCTACGGTCTCCTCTTCTCAGGCCTCTGTGCTATCGGCTCTAcgcttggcgccgccgtcagcgACCACTTACCTCGTCGCATTGCCCTTACGACAGGCTCCCTCGTCATGGCGGCTGAACTTGCAGGCTTTGCGGCTGCCAACGCTATCGTTGTCAGGGACGAGAACCATGGCCTGGGGCTCAACATTGCGGCTGGAAAGGCAGCGATCGCCTTCTGGATGATTTTCGGCTTCACCTTTGGCTTT TTCGTGGTCGCGGGCGAGGCTGTCACGACCGACATGCGCGCCAAGGGCTTTGCGCTGTTCAACTGCCTCATGACCGGAATGGGTCTTATCAGCACCTTTGCTGGTCCCATCGCACTAGGCACTATCGGCGCCTGGAA GTATGCGCTGGTATTCGTGGCTCTCGATGTAGTGCAAGCGGCCTGCTGGTACTTCTTTGG TGTCGAGGCTCAAGGACGTACTATCGAGGAACTGGACTGGATCTA